CGAACTTGAACGGCGACTTCACATAATACCGCTTCCCGCTCTCCATCGCTGACTTCTGCTTCCCCTCCCGCGTGAACTCCTTCAGATGCAGCTTCTCCAGCATCGGCTTCGGGTCAAAGCAGTCGATATGGCTCGGCCCGCCCTCCATCATTAGAAAAATGCAGTTCTTGGCCTTCGCCGGCACCTGCTGCGCCTTGGGCGCCAGCGGTCCCTTCGCTTCCGCCGCCAACAGCGAAGTCAGAGCTACGCTGCCAAGTGAAGTGCCCAGTCCATACACAAACTCACGCCGCGTCGGTGCATGAAAGGCGCGCGATCCAGCACAGGGAAAGAAGGAGGTGTTCATGGCTCAGTAGAGATAAGAAAATTCATTCGAGTTCAGCAACACGAGGCACACATCTGCCAGCGCACGCGTGCGAGCATCGACATCAGCAGGTTGCAGGTCGGGAATGAACTCGGTGTATCCGGGCAGCTTCTCGTGGAACGAAAACTTCTCGCCCGTGTTCTCCTCCACAGCGTCGCGCTTCACGCTCAGTGGCGGTTTGGGTGTCGCAATGACCACGGTGGCTTGTTTCTTCTGCATCTGCTGCCAGTGGGCTTCGCAAGCTGCCTTCTCATCCGCCGTTGGAGTCCGGCCATAGGTGAGCTGAAACACTCGCTCGATCACATCAGCCGATTTTTCCTTCAAAACACGATTCGCCAGCGCCAAGGCACGATCATAACTCGCCTGACCATTGAACAGGCTGAAAACCTGCGGCGTGACCGTCGAAACTTCACGTGCTTCGCACGAAAAGTCCGGCCCAGGCTCATTGAACACCTCCATGAACGGATCACGCACGCCGCGAATCTTCAGCGCATACAAACTGCGCCGATGCCGCTGTTCCGGCAACGCATTCGGCACCCAGGCTGCCGCAAAGGTGCCCATCACCTGCCGCGGCTGCATCGCCACCTCGATGTTGATCTCCGGGCGATTCGGGATGCCGCCGAGAGCGGGATTCAGTTCACCCGTGATACTGAGCATCGTGTCCCTCATCTCTTCGGCCATGAGGCGGCGGGGTTTGAAGGTGGCGTAAAACTCGCTCTACGATACGCCGCGCTCATCATGATCACCCGATGCATCTCCTTGATGCTCCAGTTCTTCTCCACCAGCGTCGCCGCCAGCCAGTCGAGCAGTTCGGGATGAGTCGGCTTCTTCCCCGTGCTGCCGAAGTTGTTCGGGTTCCCCGCGATGGCCTGGCCGAAGTGCCAGAGCCATAGGCGGTTCACGATGGTGCGCGTGGTCAGCGGGTTGTCTTGGCTCGCAATCCAGTTCGCCAGCGTCATTCGACGGCCTTCGACAGCATCGCGAAACTCGACGCTTGCCAGAACGGACAGCACGCCCGGTTTGACCGGCTTCGTCGGCGAAAACAGATCACCGCCGCCCAGGATGGCCGTCTGCTCCAGTTCACCGCTCGTCATGCGATCCTGCGGCATCCGCATCGGTTGATTGACCGACGTGATCTGCGGCGTGCGGCCATTATAGACACTGAATGCGAAGGGCTCATAGCGCTCCAGTTCCCACTTCAGCCGCTCCAGACCTTTGCGTGCCACACGCTCGTTGCCGTAATCCTCGGGTTCGAAGCCGACAAGCTTCGGCGGATACTGATCTTCCGGCAGATTCTGTTTCTGCATCGCGCTACGGGCCACCTCAAAGGCACCGGTGAAATCACGCTTGCCCTTCTTCATCTTGCCGCCCTGCGCAATGAATGCCTGCGCTGATGCCACCGCCTTGTCCCACGCACTGCGGTCCAGCTTCTTTTCGGCATACCACTTCTCGGCATTGGCGAGCATTTTTGCATCCAAGGTCTTGAGCATCTGCATGTGTTCGATACGTCGCGTCTCCAGATGCTTCTTCTCATCAAATCCCACAGTGTTCTCCTCCTTCAAAAACGGTGCCTGACGCTCCGCAAGCTGTGTGGTCGAGAAGCAGGCCTGCATCGAGTAATAATCATGCGTTGGGATGGGATCAAATTTGTGATCATGACAGCGCGCGCATTGCAGCGAGTGAGCGAGGAAGGTTTCACCCACGCTGTTCGTCACATCATCGAGAAACCGCTGCCGTGCCACCTTCGCCACCTCCATGCCTGTCAGTTCCCACGGCCCCATGCGCAAGAAACCAGTCGCGATCAGTGATTCTGCATCATTTGGTTTCAATTCATCTCCTGCGATCTGCTCTTTGATGAACTGGTCATACGGTTTGTCGGCATTGAAGCTGCGCACCACATAGTCGCGGTAGCGCCACGCATTCCCGCGCTCGTAGTCATTCGCAAAACCGCTGCTGTCCGCATAGCGCACCACATCCAGCCAGTGCCGCGCCATGCGCTCGCCGTAGTGCGGTGACTCCAAAAGACGATCAATCAGCTTCGCATAGGTCGCATCACTCCCATTCGTCCTATCCATTTCATCCACAAACGCCGTCACCTCCTCCGGCGTCGGCGGCAGGCCCGTAAGGTCAAAGGTGGCGCGACGGATGAAGGTGCGGGCATCCGCAGGCGGCGCGGGATCTTTGACCGCCAGCAGTGCATCAATTTCCTGGCCCTTCGCTTCTGGCTCCACGCTCGGTTTCTTCACCGGCTGATACGCCCACAAACCTTCCGGCTTATAACGCCGGTTTGCCCACTCCGGCGACAGCGCTCCTGTCGTCTTCACCGTGATGCCATCTTCCGCGCTCCACTTCTCGGCGTTGGCCTTCGCGATCTCATTGCGGCGGACTTCATCCGGCCATGCAGCACCTGCGGTGATCCAGTCTTTGATCCAGGCAATCTGCTCAGCGTAGAGCTTGTCGGCTTCCTTCGGCGGCATCGCCTCCCAGTCGTCATGCTTGCGGGTGATGGCGAGATACAGCGGGCTTTGATCCGCCTTGCCGGGTATGAGCGCAGTCTGCTCGCTCTCACCGCCCTTGAGCGTGGCGGCGAGCGTGCGCATGTCGAAGCCACCCTTGATCTTCTTCTCGTCGTTCCCATGACAGGCGAGGCACTTCTCCTGAAACAGCGGCCATACGCGGCGCACAAACAACGCCTCGGCGTCCTCGGCATGGAGCGAGGAAACAGCCACTAAAATGAGGAGGATAGCTTTGTCAGTCATGTGCGGATAAAAAAGCTCATTCGGGTTGGCCTTGTTGATAAATGGTTTGAATCTCAGCGGCGGATAAAACGGCGCTGTAGATCGCAAATTCATCAATCGCGCCGTTCAGATTGCGGATGGGGAAGGGGTGGCTGGCGGTTGGGAGGCCCCAGTTGCCGATCTCGCAGGGACCGAAGGTGATGTCGCGACCGGGTTGATGCAGCGCGGAAACTTCGCGGCTGACCTCGCGGCCGTCGAAGTATTGGATGACCGCGCCGCTTTGATTGTCATAGCTCACGGCGAGGTGATGCCAGCGGCCGAGGCTGTCGGCGGTGAAGACGGGTTTACTGTAATACATCTGGTTGTACATCGCGTTCTTCGCGGCATCGGCAGGTCGATAAATGATCGAGAACATGAGGCTGCCGTCCTCGTGGATCTGCCAATGCGGCTCGCCGTTGTCGTAGCAGTCGGTGAGCAGCAGTGAGTTATACTTTTTGTCCACGCTATCGACCTTCACCCAGCAGGCGAGTGTGAGCGCCTGGTAGGTGCCGTCGAGATTCAGGCGCACACGATCACCGGGGCGTTTGAACTCAAGCGCCTCCTTTTCCGGCCAGCGGCCCTGTGTCCAGCTCGCTCCGACGGCTCCGCCTGCGCGTTCTTTGCGGCGTGGCTCGGTGAAGTTGTTCACGAGCCGATCCCAGCGGTCGTCCGGCCAATGCTTGAAGGTGTAGTAGGCGATGAGGCGCGGGTCTTTGCGCGCTTCCTGCGACCACTTCTGCCAGTCCGCATGGCGCTGGCTCTGGCGCTGCTTCACCAAGCCTTGCAACTCGCTGATGGGAAGGAAACCAGCGGTCGTCTGGCCGAGCGTCATGCCTTCTTTGAGGCTGGCGGGCGGTTGGTCGGTGTGCGCGATGACCTCGCCCTCGAAGACATGTACGGCACTGGTGTTGTCCTTCACATTCAGCGCGAACTCGGTGCCGAGATCCTCCAGCTTTATGCCGGGGGCGTGCATGAGGAAGCCTTTCGCAGCCGGTGGCACATGCACACGCACGCGACCGTTAACACAACGTGCCTCCCAGGCGGAGATGATTTCGATTTCGGCGGCTCCTTCGACCAAGGCGGTGGCGCCGCTGAAGAACTCGATCTGCGCGAGGCCTTTGGCGAGCTTGATGGTGCCGGGATTGATCGTGTCGCCGCTGCGGAGGGTGGTTTGCTCGAACTCGGCGTCCATTGTCTGGCTGAGCATGGCAACGCCGTTCGAGGTGGCCTCGGCGTCGGTAGTTTCGCGTGGCCAGAAGACAAACGCGAGCGTGATGACGGCAGCGGCAGCGAACGCTGGGATGAGTTTTTTCCACCGCAGAGATTGGGAGAACGCAGAGGCTTGGTTTTGAAGGCGACCCGTGCCGATTTGCGGCTGCTGGAGCAGGCGGGCGTGTTGATCGGCGAGTTCGAGATAAAGGCGGCGGGCCTGCCAGTCGTTGCGCAGGAGGCTTTCGAGCTGCGCGTGCTGCTCGGGCGTGATCTCATTGTCGAGCTGGGTGTGGATGAGCGATTCGAGGTTCATGCGAGGCCCTCCGATTGAAGCTGGCGTGTGACGCACTCGTGCAGGCGCTGGCGCAGCAGCTCCAGATTGCGGAACAGCGTGCGGCGGCTCAGGGCGAAGCGCTGCATCATCTCCTCCGCGCTCTGGCGTAGAGCGTAGCGGCTGGTGACCAGTTCCTTGTCCTGCGGCGTGAGTTTGCCGAGGCAGCCATCGAGGAGCCGCAGACGCTCGTCGAGTTGTGGTTCAATGTGGGCACGCTCATTCGCGATGAGGTCGATCACATCCTCACTAAACAGCAGCAGCGGCGAGCGTGCCGACTTCTCGCGATGCTTCTGCACCTGGAGATAAGCGAAGCGATACGCCCACGGCAAAAAGGGCCGCGTGGTGTCATACTGGTCGAACTTCCGAAACAAGGCCACGCTCGTCTCCTGCAAGATGTCCCGCGCATCGGCCTCGCAGGGCACGAGACTGAAGATGTAACGGAAAAGCGGTTCCTGATGCTGCGTGAGCAGCAGAATGAGGCTTTCGGTGCTGTTGGGCGAATCTGGCATGCTCCAGTGTATTCCCGACGATGGCCGACGCAGTGCCAATAATTCATCAGGCAGGCTCGCCCGGCGTTCGATAAGTCAGTCTTCCTGTTTTGGCATCAGGCGCGGAATGAAGATGGCCAGGAGCAGCAGCGCGAAGATGCCGGCGGCTTTCCAAGTCCAGTCTGGAAGGCCGGAGGCGGCGGTTGAAACAGTCGCGAGGGCGGGCACGGCCGCCGGGGCAAGCGCGGCGGCATTGATCTTGCGCAGGCTGACGTTCCGCACGCGTGCCGTGCTGCCGGGAGGCATGCGATAAGAGTTGAAGCCGATCAGGCCGGCCTCCACCTCCAGGCCGAGCCGCGCCATGTCATCGCGCGTGGCGACGGTGCGGCCGTTCACCTCATAGGTGATTTTTCCGCCAGCCGTGCGTACGCTGAAGGTATTCCACTCCTGAAGGCGAAAATCGACCGAGCGGGTGCTTTTGTCCGGGCTCGCGCACCAGGCCTTCGTGGCGGCCTGATCGCCGCGGATCGGAATGATCATGACGCGCAGGCCATTCACACAGTCTGGCAGCCAGTGGAGCAAGGGCCCGAAGCCGTGACCAAAGCGGCTGCGCTGAACTCCGGCGGGCATGTCGAGGGCGATCTCGCCCTTCATCTCAATGTCCGGCCCCAAGGGCACGCGCAGCAGCAGGCGGGAACGCGGATGGTCCGTGCCGCGGCTGACGAGGCAGCCTTCCTTGTCCACGCTCCAGTCTCCCTCCTCAGGCTGGAGAAAGGCGGTGAGATGCCTTCGGAAGGGCAGGCTCACCCAGCCGCCTGCCTCCACGGCTTTTTGCAGGCCGGTGAACTCTCGCGCCTCACGCACATACTCCAGGGCGTCGTCGGAGAGGCCCTTCTCATCCACCTTGAGAAAAGCGGCGTGGATGTCCTCGACCTTAGCGTCCGGCGCGGGACTGGCGGCGGCGCGCACAGCCTCGCCGTAGGCACCGGTGTCTGCCTCCACCTCTGCCCGCAGGAGGCTCTCGTGGAGAAACATTTCGTGCAGGCGGGATCGGGTGCCGCGGTGCAGGCGCGGACCTGCGGCGGCGAGCGCCTGCGCTGCCAGCGCGTCGTCGTCCGCAAGCCAGGCGCACAGCGCCGCGTCCGACTGCCGCAGGTGGCGCGTCAGAGGCGGCGCGGCGGCCGCCGCTTCGAGGTAACCACGGCTCAACGTGGAAATTGCGGCGCGCACTTGGTCATGTCGGAACACAGGCTGCGGACTGTAAATCTCCTCCGTGATGTTCATGGCCGCGGTCATGAGCAGGGAGGGGACACGCGTGTCGTAACGGCGTGTCTCCGCGCAGGCCTTGCCAAAGGCGAGCATCCGCTCATGGCTGCCGCCCCAGCGCGGCCGGTAGGCCCACAGCAGGGAGGTGTAGGCCGGTTGGTAGTCAAACTGGGCGCCCACCGCACGGTCAAACCATGCACGAATCTCGGACGGGTCCACGCTTTCACCCATCGCCACGGCGATCATGGAGGTGGCGGCCTCCGGGCGGTCAGGGCGCAGGCGTGCCGCCTGCCCCAG
The Prosthecobacter sp. genome window above contains:
- a CDS encoding sigma-70 family RNA polymerase sigma factor, yielding MPDSPNSTESLILLLTQHQEPLFRYIFSLVPCEADARDILQETSVALFRKFDQYDTTRPFLPWAYRFAYLQVQKHREKSARSPLLLFSEDVIDLIANERAHIEPQLDERLRLLDGCLGKLTPQDKELVTSRYALRQSAEEMMQRFALSRRTLFRNLELLRQRLHECVTRQLQSEGLA
- a CDS encoding LamG-like jellyroll fold domain-containing protein, encoding MNLESLIHTQLDNEITPEQHAQLESLLRNDWQARRLYLELADQHARLLQQPQIGTGRLQNQASAFSQSLRWKKLIPAFAAAAVITLAFVFWPRETTDAEATSNGVAMLSQTMDAEFEQTTLRSGDTINPGTIKLAKGLAQIEFFSGATALVEGAAEIEIISAWEARCVNGRVRVHVPPAAKGFLMHAPGIKLEDLGTEFALNVKDNTSAVHVFEGEVIAHTDQPPASLKEGMTLGQTTAGFLPISELQGLVKQRQSQRHADWQKWSQEARKDPRLIAYYTFKHWPDDRWDRLVNNFTEPRRKERAGGAVGASWTQGRWPEKEALEFKRPGDRVRLNLDGTYQALTLACWVKVDSVDKKYNSLLLTDCYDNGEPHWQIHEDGSLMFSIIYRPADAAKNAMYNQMYYSKPVFTADSLGRWHHLAVSYDNQSGAVIQYFDGREVSREVSALHQPGRDITFGPCEIGNWGLPTASHPFPIRNLNGAIDEFAIYSAVLSAAEIQTIYQQGQPE